The Lolium perenne isolate Kyuss_39 chromosome 6, Kyuss_2.0, whole genome shotgun sequence genome segment GCATTTCGCAGTGGTGGTGGCGCGCTCGCCGTACGCGCCGGTGGCGCAGCGGGCGCTCAACGACGCCGTCGACCACGTGCTGCGCGGCGTGGCGGACGTCGACGCCGACGATCCGGCCGTCAGCGGCGCGTTGAGCTGCTCCGCGGTGGGCCTCGGAGACCAGTCCATTGCCACCCTCGAGGAGCATTCGCACGGGCACGGCGGCGCGCGGTGGGGGGAGGCTCACAGGGTCAGGAGCGAGCTCATCAACCTGCTTCAGCTCGTGAGCATTTTCTTCCTCCCACACATTTTTCAGAGTTAACCGCAAGATTGGTCATGCGAAATATTGACCATTGTGATCCCTAAATGATGATGCGCAGATGGACGAGAAGTACTACCGATGCCTGGAGGAGATCCAGAGCACGACGGCCAAGTTCAGCGGCCTGATGCAGCCGTCGGGGAGCTGCGGGGGCAGCATCTGCGCGCCTTTCGCGCACCGGACCGTGTCGTCGGCGTACCGTGCACTGAGGCGGCGGATCACCGGCGAGATCATGGCGGCGGAGGGATGGCCTAGTCACCCCCACCGCGCGGAATCCTCGATGATGGTCTCTGGCGTGAAGATGGAGGAGAGCGGCAGCTGGGACGAGTCGGCGTTCATACAGAAGCACCTGGTGCCGCGGCGCCGCGCGCTGCCGCACCAGGACTGGCGGCCGCACCGCGGGCTGCCGGAGAGAAGCGTGTCCGTGCTCAAGGCCTGGCTGTTCGAGAACTTCCTCCACCCGTAAGCTCGCGACATGGCTGCACGGCGAAGTTTTCTTGGACTGCTAATGATCTCATGATAATGTCTTCTTCTTCAGGTATCCTCAGGACAGCGAGAAGGACATGCTCGCAGCCAGGACCGGCCTCACCAGGAACCAGGTAGcaagttcacccctgcatattgatTCCAAGCACTGATCCGCCATGGCGTTGATCTTGAGTGAATTCGGCGCCTGACATGTTGGGTGTTTCTTCAGGTGGCGAACTGGTTCATCAACGCTCGAGTTCGGCTGTGGAAGCCGTTGATCGTGGAGCTTCACGAGGAGCTGAAGAGGAGCTCGGGTCGAGTGGATGGTCCGGCACCGCCGACGATGGAGCACATGAGCAGCAGCCAATACGTTGTGGGTTGAGAGATCCTCCGGCCAGCTGGGGAGACTTGTGCTGCAAATTGGAGCGGGAGCTCAGGTCATCATCTAGAGCCAGCTTGATTTGAACTGATCGGCGCATTCAACTTGCATCGATAGCAGAATTTTATGCCGTTCGACTCTAAATGCGATTCCAGTCCGCTTCGTGCACATCGCCACCAGTTACCACTTCTCCAGTCGTTGCATTTGAAGTCTGTAAACTGAAATGCGTCGTTCTGAATCGATCGAGAATTAacaagaaaatctcagtcaacccagttaggctggtgccaacgcgggcgaGAGCTGGGGCGGTATCGCCCGTGACGGGGCGATAGCGGGGCGAGTTGGCGGCGAGACGGCAGCGCGGGGCGACGGATCCACCGCCCGCTACCGCCCGGCTGCCGCCCGCGCTGGCGCGGAGAGggaggcgagagcggggcgagaAGGGGGCGAGAGCAGGAGCGGCGCGCTGGCGGGTGGGGGCGGTAGCGGGGCGAGAGCGGGTGGCGCGATTTGATTCGTCCACGTCAGCAAGCCGTTGGAtaatgtggaggagagagaagtgagagctgggactatagcccgtgcactgaCACCGTGAGGTGAGAGTGGGATGAGAGTGAGGGTAAAAACTAAGGCTATAACCTGTGATGCATTGGCACCAACCTTAGAGCGTCTTCAGCCGCTTCTCTCAAACCATGTTCGATACATACACCGAATCTGCTAAATGAGAGATGCCGCAAGGTGCTGCCGCTTCCCACCGTAGTCGGTGCGATCATAGGAGTCATCATAGTTGATGCAATCAATATTACAGATCGGGTGCAAATTTAACATAACTAGAAGAAGAGGTTTAGCGACGTTGGCAATGCTTGTTGAGTCGACTAACCTGCCCAGCACGATGAGCTTGGCTAGCTCTATCAGCGATGATGTTGCTAGTGTACTAGTTGATGCGGACGCATGTGTTCTCGTCAATGCGGACGTAGGTGTGCTGGCTGGCTGATGTTGTTGTGAATGCGCTCGCTGATTCTACCCCTCCCTCTAAAGCTGGAGTTGATGCCGATGTCGTGGACGGCTATTTTAGCATCGATCTTATCGAAGATTATAACTTTGTAGAAGTTGTCTACCGTTAGAACCCGGGGATCCATTCCTGCCGTTGAGGCGGTCAAGAGCATCAAATACTCTGCGTTTCTTCACGACGACACGCTCCTTCTTGATCCGCATCTTCTCTTCTTGCTTCTGGAGTAGCGTCGCCCACCACTCCTCGTCCTTCTTGTCACGAATGAGCAGATTCAATGAGACATCGACGATACACTTGTTGATCGACGACTGGATCTTCTTGGTCCACATTGCTTCAAGCGTGTTGGTCTTGGTCGCATTGTTGCCGATAGGGCGTCCCGCTGATGCTGCAAGCGGTGCATCCAGATCATTGATTCCATCTTTGCCCTTCGTCAAGGAAATATGTGTCAACCACCACTTCTCATAGGTTTTGAGCTAGGTATAGCAATGCAGTAAGCCGAATCCTATATGGCCTTCTAAATTCTTCCGGTTCAAGCGAAAGAGTgtggttcaactaatgaaaggaaGTGCAAAGATAATCATGTATAACCATATAGAAAGAGACGTGAGAAGGGACGGCGACGCACATACCTAATCGACGGGGGTAGTGCCGCTGTCCACCCTTAGCTTGATTTTGGAATGGTAGAAATGGAAGATGTTCACATGCGCCTATATGATGGCCCagcgcgtcgacattgccttctgCCTCCTCTTCATTACCATCATGGCGTAGTCCTTGTCCAGGCACTTGCACTAGTTCAACTCTTcgttgatcctcgcccaataggTGCCATATTTTTTGATTGGTGCCGGTGATCGCGTCGATGCTCACCGTCTTACAGGAGTCCCACAAGTACTGGTTTTCCAGATCCttccacttggggcctcgtgtcTCGCTACATTCGTTTTCTTCTTCTTGCCAGTCTCATCAAGGCCACCCTCTAGCTCGACGCTGTCCTCTACCTCGACACCTCCTTCCTCGTCTTCCacttccacttccccttccccacACTCGCCCTCGTCCTCTTCATCGCCCTTGCCCCGGTCCTCATCCTCTTCAATGCCCTCGTCCTTCTTTCATCCTCGTCTACGGCCTCTTCATCCCCGCGCATCGGTATTCCGTCGAACGGGTTACCGGTGCTTCCCTCGAACTCGAGCAGACCCCTGCGCCTAGTGAAGGAAAAAATCGTCACCATGTCCTTGGTGACACCTCTTGTTGTACGtcagggagaagaacatggcatTCGGGTTGAACCCGTCGTGCGGCGCAACATTGGCGTATTGCGACGAGAACCGTGGCGTCGCGCTCCCATGGTCGTTGAAGAAACCTGGCGTCGACAGGGAGTCCATCCACAAACTGTACAGCAGGCCGCTCGCCGAGCCGCTACATGGGCTCGCGGTAGCAGAAAGAACACACACACTCAGCGCAGCGAGGTGCTTCGCATTGGCTGCTCTCGCCTTCTTCGCGCCTGCCGACAAGCGCCTACATCACGAAATTGTGCCGCACGCAGTCTGCCACCCATTTCTCCTGGGTCATCGACTCCAGCTTCATCTTCGGCATCGATTCTTTCCACAGCTTCGTGAAGGGCGTCTTCACCCCATCCCGCCCCGGCGCCTTGCCCTGTGGCTTCGCTGCCACTTTGCTGGCCGTCATCTTGGGATTTTTCGGCGGCATGTCTATGATTTTGTATAATGCACGCGTAGATAACCTCCATGAAAGAAGATTTTTTTATCATCAAATACTGCCAGCCTAATAAGTACTTTGAACCTATGATCCACCCCATTAAGCTAGTTGCCAAAAATATTGGCAACAGTTCGCGGCGGGTATAAGGTTGAACCTATTTagctgattgaccatatagacctagcaaaACGGCattggaagaataagtgtttaaATGTCTCAACAAAATACACACATCTTACTCCCCTCCCATTTACGCTTTGCAAGGTTATTTTTGGAAAGAGTGAACCCTCGATGAAGATACCAAGCAAAAACTTCCGTTTTCAAAGGTATCTTTCATCAgccatattttcttaatattagcTACCGACTGTAAAGGTTGGATCAACGCTCTATACATTGAATCACCAGTGAATTTACCATTCGCTATAAGATTCCACCGGAACTCATCCACCCCCTGTGACAGTTGGATGGAATTAAATCGAGCTATCAATGTATTCCATGCTGCAAGTCGGGGGCCAACAAGATCTCTTCTAAACGTCACCAAAGGTGGAGAAGATTCCATCACCTTAACTAAGGTGTCACCTTTATGGCGCACAATAGTATATAAAGCTGAATATTGTTCCCGGATAGTGGTATTACCTAATCATTTGTCCTCCTAGAACCTAATCTCAAAACCATCCTTAATAGAAAAAGAACAAAATGAAAAAAATCTTCTTAGTTGCCATGATGCCAACCCAGAAGTGTGAATCTCCATGTTTCCAAATAACTTGGAAAATTGCCTTCGAGCCTACATATTTCCTCCTAAGTATAGTGACCCAAACCCCCATCTTCAGTTAGCAACCTAGCTAAGCATTTACCAAGAAGAGATATATTCTTAGCCTCTAGGTCATGAACACCAAGCCCTGCTTGATCTTTTGGCTGGCAGACAACACTCTATTTGGTAAGCCGGTATTTCTTCTTCTCACTATCTCCTTGCCAAAAAAACCTTGACAAGAAAGTAATCCAACCGATGCAAGACTCCATTAGGCAATTGGAAGAAGGATATCATGGACAATACCATATTCATTAGTATTGAATTAATCAGAACCAATTTTCCACCTAGAGATAGCAAGTTTCCTTTCCATATGCTAAGTTGCTTCTGCAGTCTTTCCTCGACGAGTTTCCATTCGGCGACCGTAAGTCTTCGAAATTGAATCGGAATAACTAGATAGCTTATTGGAAACAGTCCAAGCCCACAACCAAAGATCTCGGCATACATGTTGGCATCGTCCTGGGCATCACCAAAGCAGAACAACTCATTTTTAGGGAAGTTAATTTTCAACCCCGATAATTTCTCAAAAGTTGACAATGTTAATTTCAGATTTCTTGCTTTCTTCGAGCCGTGTTCCATATAAAGAATTGTATCATCGACATACTGTAGAATAGGTAGTCCGCCATCAACCAGATGGAATACCACCCCTTCAATTTGCCTATGAGCCTTTGTGCGCTCAATAATGATAGCTAGCATATCAGCCACATTGTTAAATAACATTCATGATAATGGGTCGCCTTGCTTTAATTTTTTTCCGTCTCGAAGTATTTACCAATAtcatcattgaccttgatggtgaCACTTCCAGTGAAAACAAAGTTATTAATCAGAGCACACCACTCAgttgaaaaacctttcatcctgattgTTTGTTATAGGAAAGATCATTTGACTTTATCATAGGCCTTTTCAAAGTGAATTTTTTTGGATTACTCCATTCATCTTTTTACGATGCAACTCATGAACTGTTTCAAGCAAGGTGAAAAATCCATCCACGATATATCTTCCTTGCATAAAAGTCGTCTGAGTGGGGCGAACCACATGTTCATCGACGAATTCATCCTAATTGCACCAACCTTAGTAAAATGTTTAAAGTAGACATTTAAAAGACATATGGATATGTACTGCTGAATCCTTTCTGCTTTATTAACCTTTGGTAGCAGGATTATTTCACCAAAGTTAATACAAAAAAGTTTCGGCTGACCCACATGTAGGACGGAGAAAAGCTCCATGAGATCTGATTTGATAATCTTCCAAAAGTTCGGGTAGATCTCTGCTAGAAAACCATCCAGACCCGGGATCTTATTATGTTCCATTTGGAAAACAACCTTCTTAAACTCATCCTCAGAGCAGGGGTCTGTAAGAAGGACGATTTCCTCTTGTGGGACATTAGGAATGTCGTCAATCCTTGATTCATCCATCGATAGATTGCTCTCCAGAGGATCCCCAGACAAACCTTTATAATAGTTTGTAATGTATGACTTAAGCTGCTCATGACCTTCGATCGTACCCTCGTCATGTGTAAGAGAATGGATGAGTTTCTTCCTATATCCACCATTTGCCACACTATGAAAGTATCTCATATTCGTATCTTCTTCTAACATGAATTGGATCTTAAATCGTTGGTACCATTTGAGTCCCTCTTTCCGAAGGAGACCCGCCAAACTTGCATTTGCTTGACTTTTTTTGTCAATTTGTTGCATTGTTAGCGGTCTGACCTCCGTAATTGTCTCTAAGTCAATAGTGGATGATAGGCTAAGTTTTTTGTTTCCTTTTTAAGCTGCCCACTCATATATCTCGCCCATCCACCCAGAAACCTACGCTTGACATATAGTTCATTATTCCATCGTTGGAGCGACTGATCAGCTGCGGGCTTCCCCCACACTATTCTTACCAAGTTGGCAAAACCATCCTTTTGCAGTCATTCAAGTTCAAACTTGAACGGAGGTGTGCTCGGTGTTCTATGCACTCTAGTGAAAACTCATCCAAGAAATCCTCAACTCCTGGGAGTGCTCGTACAAAAACTATTGGATATTTAGATTCCCAATTAAAATCCATAAGGACACGATCAAAACTAAATAGTTTCTACCATCAGTGATTTAGTGCTACCTTTTGAAATAAAGCTGAAGGCCGTTTGATGTAGAGATATGTACTATCATACTTTAATTTTCTCTAAGCGATACTATTTTCACATAGTATTATAGGAATATTAGACATGTAGCTCAAATTCTCAATTTCGACGGCATTGCTGTATATTCCAATATGGTGTTGGACCTTAAATTTTCTTTATCGATAATACTATTTTAAAATTGTTGGAAATTCCACAGCAACGCATGGGGAAGTTATGTGAATACATGCGACTACTCCTCGC includes the following:
- the LOC127307823 gene encoding uncharacterized protein, with the translated sequence MGSSYPWSPQFGVDAMNGFFASSGGCMLGADVPPFNPTMPPPDHGGYGLGPCSGGATASGVDSQFARNNLLLASLAGQLYASASHAQPPPPPLGDHLGARTPPEEEMDGGYGRSGAVTLAWHGQSDARAMAPCSVSSSDSMASSTDQFSPGPSRSAVTHTSRAEQSQQQQAYFQQPQPRFWPVHFAVVVARSPYAPVAQRALNDAVDHVLRGVADVDADDPAVSGALSCSAVGLGDQSIATLEEHSHGHGGARWGEAHRVRSELINLLQLMDEKYYRCLEEIQSTTAKFSGLMQPSGSCGGSICAPFAHRTVSSAYRALRRRITGEIMAAEGWPSHPHRAESSMMVSGVKMEESGSWDESAFIQKHLVPRRRALPHQDWRPHRGLPERSVSVLKAWLFENFLHPYPQDSEKDMLAARTGLTRNQVANWFINARVRLWKPLIVELHEELKRSSGRVDGPAPPTMEHMSSSQYVVG